The following DNA comes from Candidatus Thermoplasmatota archaeon.
TAAAGTAGTTGCATAATTACAAAACGAGAGACATCCATCTCTTTCAGGTATGCAAAAAAACGATATGGATTCTCTCCATAAAAACCTAATTTGCGGGCAACACTCAAATTTTTTAAAAATTTTGAGAAAGATTTATTAGCGCATCTTAGACTCCTATAAACAGAAAAATTTTGGGTAGATGAAACCTTGGAAGCAATAATACTCGCAGGTGGCTTTGGGACTAGACTTAGGCCATTAACATATACAAGAGCAAAATCGTTGCTACCAATATTAAACAAACCTATGATATCCTATATTATAGAAGCTTTGCCGAGAGAAGTAGATAAGGTTGTTCTTGCTGTAAACTATAAAAAAGACCAAATCGAAGAATATTTTAAGGAAAAAGATTTTGGTAAAGATGTAATTGTTAACGATGAAAAAACACCCCTTGGAACTGGAGGAGCAGTAAAATTTGCTGAAAAACATATCACAGAGCGTTTTTTTGTATTAAATAGCGATATCATGTGCTCGTTAAATCTTAAGGATATGATTAAATTCCATATTAAGAAAAACGCTGTTTCAACCATTTCTTTATGGCCTGTGGAGAATGTTTCAGAATTTGGAGTCGCAGATGTAAAAGATGATGGGAGTATAGTTCGTTTTGTTGAGAAACCCAAACCCGAGGAGGCACCATCTAATTTTATCAACGCAGGGGTCTATCTTTTAGAACCAGAGGTGCTTGATTATATAGAAACAGGACGACTGGTCTCGATGGAGAAAGAAATATTCCCGCAGATTATCTGTGACACGGGCAGGTTTTTTGGTTTTAAATTCAAGGGTTATTGGATGGACATAGGTCGTATAAGTAGTTATATCGAGGTACATAGGTTTCTTATGAAAAAGAAAAAAATGAAAAATTACCATGGAGAAGGTTGCGATATACGTGGTGTTTTAAAAGATTCTTGTCTTGGCGATAACGTTTATATCGGTGACAACACAAGGCTTGAATCAACAATTGTTTATGATAACGCTAGGGTTGGAAAAAATGTTTTTTTACAGAATTGCGTTGTTGGAGAAAACAGTACAGTGGGTGATTTTTCTAGTTTGAGAAACTCTGTTGTTGGTGACAACGAAAAAATAAAGGATAGAAGCAACATAGAAGGTCTGTTTGTGTGGACAAAACCTGTACCAGCTGGTTACCCTGATAAGCAGATTGGTAACGTGATAGAAAAATAATTTTTTGACAAAAACCTTTATCTTTAATTTTTGTTTATCGTGTTTAAATAAAACAATATGTGATGTTTATGACTAAATTGTTTGGTACAAATGGCATCAGAGGTGTTACAAATGAGGATATGAACTGTGAGCTTGCGCTTGGCGTAGGTATGGCATGGGGAACTTTTTTGAAAAAAAATGTTAAAAAACCTAATGTGGCAATAGGAACCGATGCGCGTTTGTCAAACCATATGCTTAAAAGTGCGATAACAGCAGGATTGCTTTCAACTAGTTGTGATGTTGTTGACATAGGTCTAGTTCCAACACCAACACTACAGTATACAGTTAGAGAAAGAAAATTTGATTCAGGTGTTATCATTACTGCTTCTCATAACCCGCCGCAGTTCAATGGGATAAAGGGTGTTTCAAGTGATGGTACAGAGTTTTCAAAAGACCAAGAAGAAGAAATCGAAAAAATATACTTTAGCAAAACCTATTCGTTAGCAGATTGGAAGAATGTTGGTAAACTCACAACCTGGGATGGAGCTATTGATCTATACATCAAAGGTATTCTAGGTTGCGTAGATGTGGATTTAATCAGAAAGAAGCATTTTCATGTTGTTTTGGATTGTGGTAACGGCGCAGGAAGCCTTGTTACACCGATCTTGCTGAAGAAACTTGGGTGCAAAATAACTGAGTTATATTGTGAACCAGATGGTATGTTTCCTGGTCGTAACTCAGAGCCTTTAAAAGAAAACCTTGGTGTTTTAATGAAAACGGTAACACAGGTTGGTGCTGATCTCGGAGTCGCCCAGGATGGTGATGCTGATAGGGCTATATTCATAGATGAAAATGGCGATTATATTTATGGTGACAAAAGCCTAGCGCTAGCAGGAGGATTCATAACAAAACAAAAAAAAGGTGGAATAAACGTTACACCTGTCACAACCTCTAGTTGTTTCGAAGAAGTCGTAGTTAAAAATGGTGGTAGAGTAATATACACAAAGGTAGGCTCACCAATAGTAGCACGAGTGATGATAGAAGAAAACGCTGTTTTCGGTGGAGAAGAAAACGGTGGGCTTATTTTCCCTGAGATGCAATATTGTAGAGACTCTGCGATGTCAATAGCGAAGATACTTGAGATTATAGCAAAAGAAAAAAAGACTTTATCAGAACTTATAGCAGAGTTACCCAGATATGAAGTGTATAAAACAAAGATGACATGCCCAAATGATAAAAAAGAAAAAGTCATGATGATGCTCGCAGAAAAAACAAAAAAGGATAACAATGTGATAAAAGTCGATGAAACAGATGGTGTTAAACTATACATGAAAAACGGATGGGTTCTGATGAGGCCGTCTGGAACAGAACCAATATTTAGGGTTTACTCAGAGTCAAAAGAAAAAGATGTAGCTGAAGAACTAGCTTTGACATACAAAAAACTAACTGAGGACATAATAAAAAATCTGTGAAAAAAAATTTATTCAGCTCCCTCAAAAATAGTATCAGGATACGCCTCGATTCGTTTAAAATCAAAATTGGATTTAAACATTGGCATCAATTCAACACCGTTTTTCGAAGACAAGGTTATAACAAATTTTGTTCTACTATGAGCAGTGCCTCTCATTTTGATAAGCTGGAGTGTTCTTATAAGGTCACCTCTACGCTCGATGTCCTCCATAAATATTATACCATCAGCAATAAACTCTTCTATACCATACTGTGAATATTTTAACACCATTGGTGGCACCTCTGATGTTAAAAAAGTTGTGCAACGCATAGCTGCAAGAGACGAACCAAGGCTGAAAATAAAATCCCTTATCATATCACTTTTTTGTAGTCTGTAGCACAAAGATGTTATCGAGTCGACCACGAGACGTTTTGCATCCAACTCCTTTGCAATATCCCTGATAACCTCAAAAAGAATGGTGGCATCCTCAACAGTATAAGCCTCAGTGTTTAAACCAAGGCGGTCACTTATATTCCATAAATCAATTATACTAAGTTTACCTGTTTTTATCAAATTCTCATCAAAAAAACTATAACCTTTAAGATGACTAATTAATTTTGAAATAGGCTCTGATGTTGTGAAAAAAACACCTCTTTCACCTAATTTTATACCGTTTACAAGAAACTGCATGGATATAGTTGTTTTACCAAGACCACTAGCGCCAGTGATTAAAACAGTACTACCCTCAGGTATACCACCATCTAGATTAGAATCAAGTTCTTCTATACCTGTTTTACACCTAGCTCTATCTTTCATATGGCCCGTCGTCTCTCCTGCGCCTCTAAAATAGTAAATAAGTTAATCGTTTAAAATCTTATTTATACACAAATGAAAAAAGAATACATATTAATAATACCTTTTTTATGTAGAGAATCAAAGTTATAGGA
Coding sequences within:
- the glmM gene encoding phosphoglucosamine mutase — its product is MTKLFGTNGIRGVTNEDMNCELALGVGMAWGTFLKKNVKKPNVAIGTDARLSNHMLKSAITAGLLSTSCDVVDIGLVPTPTLQYTVRERKFDSGVIITASHNPPQFNGIKGVSSDGTEFSKDQEEEIEKIYFSKTYSLADWKNVGKLTTWDGAIDLYIKGILGCVDVDLIRKKHFHVVLDCGNGAGSLVTPILLKKLGCKITELYCEPDGMFPGRNSEPLKENLGVLMKTVTQVGADLGVAQDGDADRAIFIDENGDYIYGDKSLALAGGFITKQKKGGINVTPVTTSSCFEEVVVKNGGRVIYTKVGSPIVARVMIEENAVFGGEENGGLIFPEMQYCRDSAMSIAKILEIIAKEKKTLSELIAELPRYEVYKTKMTCPNDKKEKVMMMLAEKTKKDNNVIKVDETDGVKLYMKNGWVLMRPSGTEPIFRVYSESKEKDVAEELALTYKKLTEDIIKNL
- the gvpD gene encoding gas vesicle protein GvpD, which translates into the protein MKDRARCKTGIEELDSNLDGGIPEGSTVLITGASGLGKTTISMQFLVNGIKLGERGVFFTTSEPISKLISHLKGYSFFDENLIKTGKLSIIDLWNISDRLGLNTEAYTVEDATILFEVIRDIAKELDAKRLVVDSITSLCYRLQKSDMIRDFIFSLGSSLAAMRCTTFLTSEVPPMVLKYSQYGIEEFIADGIIFMEDIERRGDLIRTLQLIKMRGTAHSRTKFVITLSSKNGVELMPMFKSNFDFKRIEAYPDTIFEGAE
- a CDS encoding NDP-sugar synthase translates to MEAIILAGGFGTRLRPLTYTRAKSLLPILNKPMISYIIEALPREVDKVVLAVNYKKDQIEEYFKEKDFGKDVIVNDEKTPLGTGGAVKFAEKHITERFFVLNSDIMCSLNLKDMIKFHIKKNAVSTISLWPVENVSEFGVADVKDDGSIVRFVEKPKPEEAPSNFINAGVYLLEPEVLDYIETGRLVSMEKEIFPQIICDTGRFFGFKFKGYWMDIGRISSYIEVHRFLMKKKKMKNYHGEGCDIRGVLKDSCLGDNVYIGDNTRLESTIVYDNARVGKNVFLQNCVVGENSTVGDFSSLRNSVVGDNEKIKDRSNIEGLFVWTKPVPAGYPDKQIGNVIEK